The segment TTTTTTTTGAATAATCGCCCGAAAAATCAATTTTCTATTTGACCACGATTCAAATTTGATGTATGTTTAAAGCTTTACTAGCTTAAAGACTCCTCTTTTTTTAATCATTTGCCTCATGTTACGCGTAGATAGTTCTAAACCCTGCAAAATCGTATATTCACTGTGCAAGCATGAGTATTTAGGCTATTTAATTGAACCGCATATTGTTCAACTTAATCCTCAGGGTGATTTTTCTTTAACCTATCAGCGTCTATTCAGCCATACTGCTCAGGAATTTGCCAAACATCTAACAGATTCTGATCTCAAAATCATTAAGATGCTTGATGAAACAGAGCAGGATCATGTGATTAAGAAATATCATAAAAAAGCAATCAGGCCTTTTGAATTTTTCAGTAAATTCTATGATGATAAGTTCTATGAAAACGCGAGGCCTAAAATTGAGAAGAAATTAGCTGAAGTCCTGGAAATCCTTAAAATTAAAGATGAGTTATACCTCATGGATAAAGATGGATGGCCGGCAGAGCGTAAAATAGAGCTGGCTACTGAGCCCGCTACGATCTTGTTTCACTTTAGAAGAAGTGAGGTAGAAACGCGGTACTTCCCAACTATCAAATACCAGTCATTGCGAATAGATTTTATGTTTAAAGAAGCGCAGATTGTTAGTAATCAACCTGCATGGCTCTTATTAAACGATGTGCTTTATTTCTTTGAACAGGATATCGAAGGTAAAAAGCTGTTCCCTTTTCTGAATAAGCGTTATATCACGATCCCTACAGCCAAAGAAGAGACTTATTTTGAGAAATTCGTAGCTCCTTTAATAGAGAAATATCACGTTTATGCAGAAGGGTTTGATATCCAGACAGAAAAACATGAACCTACAGCAATCCTGAAAGTAATTTATATAGAGGGCGGTATTTCACAACTTCAGCTTTATTTCAAATATGGTGCGCATGTTTTTGCACTTGGAAATGAGAAAAAAGTAACCGTTCATGTTGAAAAGCAGGAGAACAATTATGTATTTACCCGTGTCAAAAGGGATACAGTATGGGAAAAACATAAATATACCGAGTTAACAAAACTGGGTCTTAAAAAAACAAGTGCACTCTTTTATAACCTGGAACTCGCAGCAACTGATACTGAAGATAAATCGTATGGCATTCTGAACTGGGTTAACGAACATATCGAACAGTTAGCAGCTAAAGGTTATAGTATTGAGCAGTCAACAGGTCAGAAAAAGTTCCTGTTCGCATCGAGTAAAATCGACTTTGAAATTAAAGAAGATAACGACTGGTTTGATATTAATGCGATTGTATATTTCGGGATACATCCTGTCCCTTTTATTTCCCTTAAACAGCATATTCTACATAAAAAGAGAGAATTCCCACTTCCCGATGGCACTATAGCGATCATACCGGAAAAATGGTTCTCTCAATACGGAAGTTTATTCAGCCTCTCTGACGGAGGAAAAATGCTGAAGCTTAAAAAGCATCATATTGGCCTGATCAACGATCTGGCTGGTGATGGGATTGCCAACGTAACTTTGCAGCGCAAGCTTCAGAAGCTGAATGATTTTGAGAACATTGATGATGTTCAGATGCCTGTTCATTTTAAAGGTGAATTAAGAAGTTATCAGAAAGCAGGTTATAACTGGTTCAGCTTTTTAAGAGAATATAACTTTGGTGGTTGTTTAGCAGATGACATGGGACTGGGTAAAACCATCCAGACACTGGCGATGCTGCAAAAATTAAAAGAGGAAGACGAGCTGAACCATACACACAGCACTTCTCTGATCATTATGCCTACTTCGTTAATTTATAACTGGCTGGCTGAAGCAAAGAAATTCACTCCAAAACTGAAAATCCTTGCACATACTGGCAGTACGCGAAATAAGGACGTCAGTCATTTTATAAAATATGATATCGTGATTACCACTTATGGAATCACCAGAGTTGATGTCAACGAGATACAGGATTTTTATTTCAATTATATTATTCTTGATGAGAGTCAGAATATCAAAAACCCTTCTTCAAAGTCATTCAAATCTGTCAGACAGTTAAAGTCAAGACACCGCTTGATTCTAAGCGGTACGCCTGTTGAAAATTCAGTGGGAGACCTTTGGACGCAGCTTACTTTCCTGAATCCAGGATTATTGGGTACACAAGCCTTTTTCAATGAGGAGTATGTTCAAGCTATTGAAAAGAGAAAGGATGAAGATAAGGCAAAGAAATTACAGGCCATTATCAAACCTTTTGTACTCAGACGTACCAAAGAACAGGTTGCAGAAGAGCTGCCGGCAAAAACTGAACAGATTATTTATTGTGATATGAGCGAAGATCAGGCTTCTTATTACGAAAAAACAAAGTCTGCTTACCGGAATGACTTGCTGAGTAGCATGGATGATGGTACTTATGCTAAAAAACAAGTGCAACTCCTGCAAGGTTTAACTGCTTTGCGTCAGCTGGCCAATCATCCGAGTATGATTGACGATGAATATTTATCGGATTCGGGTAAATTTGAGAACGTAATCCATACGCTCGACAACGTACTTAAAGGCGGCCATAAGGTTCTGATCTTCTCACAGTTTGTAAAGCACCTGAGTATTTTCAAACATCATTTTGAAAAAGAGCTAATTCCATTTGCCTATCTGGATGGTTCTACAAAAAACCGCGGGGAGATTGTTGCTGAATTTCAGGAGAACAAAGATCTTAAGGTCTTTTTGATTTCGATTAAGGCTGGCGGGGTTGGTTTAAACCTTACTCAGGCAGATTACGTCTTTATTTTAGACCCGTGGTGGAATCCTGCCGTTGAACAGCAGGCCATTGACAGATCGCACCGTATCGGTCAGGAAAAGAAGGTCTTTATCTATAAATTTATTGCGAAGGATACTGTCGAGGAAAAAATACTTGCCCTTCAAAACCGCAAGAAGCGCCTGGCAAGTTCATTGATTACTACAGAAGAAAGTTTCTTCAAATCTTTGAGTAAAGAGGATATCAGAGAGATCTTAAAATAGGCTTTACAAGCCAGAAAGGTTGAGGTGTAAATTAAAAGTTTGCCTGTAGAATTTCGGTATAAGCTTCGCGGGTAATCATTTCAGCACCTAAGCTCATT is part of the Pedobacter cryoconitis genome and harbors:
- a CDS encoding DEAD/DEAH box helicase, with translation MLRVDSSKPCKIVYSLCKHEYLGYLIEPHIVQLNPQGDFSLTYQRLFSHTAQEFAKHLTDSDLKIIKMLDETEQDHVIKKYHKKAIRPFEFFSKFYDDKFYENARPKIEKKLAEVLEILKIKDELYLMDKDGWPAERKIELATEPATILFHFRRSEVETRYFPTIKYQSLRIDFMFKEAQIVSNQPAWLLLNDVLYFFEQDIEGKKLFPFLNKRYITIPTAKEETYFEKFVAPLIEKYHVYAEGFDIQTEKHEPTAILKVIYIEGGISQLQLYFKYGAHVFALGNEKKVTVHVEKQENNYVFTRVKRDTVWEKHKYTELTKLGLKKTSALFYNLELAATDTEDKSYGILNWVNEHIEQLAAKGYSIEQSTGQKKFLFASSKIDFEIKEDNDWFDINAIVYFGIHPVPFISLKQHILHKKREFPLPDGTIAIIPEKWFSQYGSLFSLSDGGKMLKLKKHHIGLINDLAGDGIANVTLQRKLQKLNDFENIDDVQMPVHFKGELRSYQKAGYNWFSFLREYNFGGCLADDMGLGKTIQTLAMLQKLKEEDELNHTHSTSLIIMPTSLIYNWLAEAKKFTPKLKILAHTGSTRNKDVSHFIKYDIVITTYGITRVDVNEIQDFYFNYIILDESQNIKNPSSKSFKSVRQLKSRHRLILSGTPVENSVGDLWTQLTFLNPGLLGTQAFFNEEYVQAIEKRKDEDKAKKLQAIIKPFVLRRTKEQVAEELPAKTEQIIYCDMSEDQASYYEKTKSAYRNDLLSSMDDGTYAKKQVQLLQGLTALRQLANHPSMIDDEYLSDSGKFENVIHTLDNVLKGGHKVLIFSQFVKHLSIFKHHFEKELIPFAYLDGSTKNRGEIVAEFQENKDLKVFLISIKAGGVGLNLTQADYVFILDPWWNPAVEQQAIDRSHRIGQEKKVFIYKFIAKDTVEEKILALQNRKKRLASSLITTEESFFKSLSKEDIREILK